Proteins encoded by one window of Bacteroidota bacterium:
- a CDS encoding TonB-dependent receptor: protein MTTPKLITSYVLKHAAKRLGTGVMVLILLAFCTTVAKGQFFIQIGDTALKPVDFASVGVVPISAEKGLEYNRAKLYYTDAKGMVQLDFGGKCLLKIQAEGFKAFEDSVEIVAGKTLKIKLYPFEAEVSEVVVTGVFEPTHIDKSISKIRVIDMKRIEGQGAVNLNDVLSNELNIRLKRDNILGSSMSLQGIGGQNVKILIDGVPMIGRMDGNIDLGQINLNNIEKIEIVEGPMSVMYGTDALGGVINLITKKTTKNSIEGNVNSYYESAGQYNLDGRVAFSTPKKTSVQVSGGRNFFDGYEELGTYKRAQAWKPKEQYFADVIVGFSIKNTTHRLQSTFFDELLLNKGEPVVGPYSVYAFDNYFYTRRFNNSLFSNIKLKNGGHIQLINSYSWFRRHNIQMRKNLVTLENVQTQGSTDHDTSTFDLWLSRGIYTVGWGKNATVQVGYDINIETGTGRRIEGTSQSIGDYAGYTTVEYKPLRRLVIRPGVRASYNTKYGAPITPSFNTKYDINKNLSVRASYARGFRAPSLKELSLFFVDVNHNIQPNDNLKAEISDNFNASFLYTRTVGENSSIRFEPSFFYNDIRNMISLAVVDPAKQLYSYVNIGAFTNAGTNLNTEFKTKHISLQLGASYIANKNLISGPNVSKYSTTQEYKANVTYTVPVSKTSISLFYKYNGRVPGYMLDAGGNVIQTYIQDYSMADLSVAQSFLGQRVTLVIGSRNIFNVIRISYNAPTGGAHSGGGNSMGIGMGRTIFTNIKIHLFKQDKR, encoded by the coding sequence ATGACAACACCCAAACTTATAACAAGCTATGTTTTAAAACACGCTGCAAAGCGTTTGGGAACGGGAGTAATGGTACTTATACTACTGGCCTTTTGCACAACAGTTGCAAAAGGCCAGTTTTTTATACAAATAGGCGACACAGCGTTGAAACCTGTCGATTTTGCATCGGTAGGAGTGGTGCCTATATCAGCTGAAAAGGGATTAGAGTATAACAGAGCCAAATTGTACTATACAGATGCTAAAGGTATGGTGCAGCTAGATTTTGGCGGAAAATGTTTACTGAAAATACAAGCCGAAGGTTTTAAGGCTTTTGAAGACAGTGTTGAAATTGTTGCAGGAAAAACCCTGAAAATTAAACTGTATCCATTTGAGGCTGAAGTGAGTGAAGTAGTGGTTACAGGCGTTTTTGAACCTACGCACATTGATAAATCCATATCGAAAATTAGGGTGATTGATATGAAACGGATAGAGGGGCAGGGTGCGGTGAATTTGAACGATGTATTAAGTAATGAATTGAACATACGCCTGAAACGTGATAATATTTTGGGCAGTAGCATGAGCCTGCAAGGAATTGGCGGGCAGAATGTGAAAATACTGATTGACGGCGTGCCGATGATTGGCCGCATGGATGGTAATATTGACCTAGGGCAAATAAACCTGAACAATATTGAAAAGATTGAAATTGTAGAGGGGCCGATGAGTGTGATGTACGGGACGGATGCGTTGGGCGGGGTGATTAATTTGATTACGAAGAAAACTACTAAGAATAGTATAGAAGGGAATGTGAACAGCTATTACGAAAGCGCAGGGCAATATAACCTTGACGGACGTGTGGCGTTTAGCACCCCTAAAAAAACAAGTGTACAGGTATCGGGCGGGCGTAACTTTTTTGACGGTTACGAAGAGTTAGGTACCTACAAACGTGCGCAAGCATGGAAACCCAAAGAACAATACTTTGCCGATGTAATTGTAGGGTTTAGTATTAAAAATACCACCCACAGGTTACAATCAACCTTTTTTGATGAGTTGCTGCTAAACAAAGGCGAACCTGTTGTTGGTCCTTACAGCGTGTATGCGTTTGATAACTATTTTTATACACGCAGGTTTAATAACTCGTTATTCTCAAATATTAAGCTTAAAAACGGCGGGCATATACAGTTAATTAACTCATACTCGTGGTTCCGTCGTCACAACATACAAATGCGTAAAAACTTAGTTACGCTAGAAAATGTACAAACACAAGGCTCTACCGACCACGATACTTCTACGTTTGATTTATGGCTTTCGCGTGGTATCTACACCGTTGGCTGGGGTAAAAATGCCACTGTGCAAGTGGGGTATGATATTAATATTGAAACCGGTACAGGCAGAAGGATAGAAGGTACCAGCCAATCTATTGGTGATTATGCCGGATATACAACGGTTGAGTATAAACCGCTTAGGCGTTTAGTGATACGCCCCGGTGTACGTGCGTCATACAACACCAAATACGGTGCGCCAATAACCCCGTCATTCAATACCAAATACGACATAAACAAAAATCTTAGTGTGCGTGCTTCGTATGCAAGGGGTTTCAGAGCACCTTCATTAAAAGAGTTGAGCTTGTTTTTTGTTGATGTGAACCATAACATACAACCCAATGATAACCTGAAAGCTGAAATTTCAGACAACTTCAACGCATCGTTTTTATATACCCGCACAGTAGGCGAAAATAGCAGCATACGTTTTGAACCCTCTTTCTTTTACAACGATATCCGCAATATGATATCACTTGCAGTGGTTGACCCTGCTAAACAGCTATACAGCTATGTGAATATAGGAGCATTTACCAATGCCGGTACCAACCTTAATACAGAGTTCAAAACCAAACATATTAGCCTGCAATTAGGGGCATCATACATTGCCAATAAAAACCTGATAAGCGGGCCTAATGTTTCAAAATACAGTACTACCCAAGAGTACAAAGCAAACGTTACTTATACCGTTCCCGTGTCAAAAACTTCCATCAGTTTATTCTATAAATACAACGGAAGAGTACCCGGTTATATGTTAGATGCAGGGGGAAATGTCATACAAACTTACATTCAAGACTATTCTATGGCCGATTTATCGGTAGCACAGTCATTTTTAGGTCAAAGAGTGACCCTGGTCATAGGCAGTCGTAACATTTTTAACGTAATTCGCATCAGTTATAACGCACCAACCGGAGGAGCACATAGCGGGGGAGGTAACTCAATGGGAATAGGAATGGGGCGTACAATTTTTACAAACATTAAGATTCACTTATTCAAGCAGGACAAACGATAA
- a CDS encoding M20/M25/M40 family metallo-hydrolase, producing the protein MMRIIKIAAFLLMVFAAVAIQAQSISKKKVKKHIKTLSSDKYLGRGVGEEGERLAAEYIAKQFKSLKLKPMGDSGTYFHHFSFKFKVNPHSEDGAVEKNGKNVVAFLDNGAANTIIIGAHYDHLGMGHVGSSRDANPEGKIHNGADDNASGTAGVIELARYFAKNKTKENCNFMFICFSAEEQGLVGSKKFTEYGSFNAATTQCMINMDMIGRLNDSTKKIMVYGVGTSPVWGNMVQTLKPNTLAIGIDSSGTGPTDHTSFYLKDVPVLSFFTGQHKQYHTPEDDAHLINYDGTVEVLRYIASICDNVAAMPKPEFTKTKNSDNENRVSFKVTLGIMPDYVFEGPGVKVDGVTAGKPADKAGVKAGDILLFLGGVELKGMKEYMNALSQHKKGDKTTLKVHRGAAVLEFEVEF; encoded by the coding sequence ATGATGAGGATAATAAAAATTGCAGCCTTTTTATTGATGGTTTTCGCAGCTGTAGCAATACAGGCGCAAAGCATATCAAAAAAGAAGGTTAAAAAACACATAAAAACCCTTAGCAGCGATAAGTATTTGGGCAGAGGTGTTGGTGAAGAGGGTGAAAGGCTTGCTGCTGAGTACATTGCAAAGCAGTTTAAAAGTTTGAAGTTGAAGCCTATGGGCGACAGCGGAACTTATTTTCACCACTTTAGTTTTAAGTTTAAAGTAAACCCTCACAGCGAGGATGGAGCGGTTGAAAAGAACGGTAAAAACGTAGTGGCATTTTTAGATAACGGTGCTGCAAACACTATTATCATTGGTGCACACTACGACCACTTGGGAATGGGGCATGTAGGCAGCAGCCGCGATGCTAATCCCGAAGGTAAAATACACAACGGCGCGGATGATAATGCATCAGGAACTGCCGGGGTGATAGAATTGGCAAGGTATTTTGCTAAAAACAAAACCAAAGAGAACTGTAATTTTATGTTTATCTGCTTTTCAGCCGAAGAGCAAGGGTTAGTAGGCTCAAAAAAATTTACCGAGTACGGTTCTTTTAACGCTGCTACCACCCAGTGCATGATAAACATGGATATGATAGGCCGTCTTAACGACAGTACTAAGAAAATAATGGTGTACGGGGTAGGTACCAGTCCAGTATGGGGCAATATGGTGCAAACGTTAAAACCCAACACCTTAGCTATTGGTATTGATTCATCAGGAACAGGCCCTACAGACCATACGAGCTTTTATTTGAAGGATGTGCCCGTATTGTCGTTCTTTACCGGACAACACAAGCAATACCACACCCCTGAGGATGATGCCCACTTGATAAACTACGACGGTACGGTAGAAGTGCTACGTTACATAGCGAGTATTTGCGATAACGTGGCTGCAATGCCAAAACCTGAGTTTACAAAAACAAAAAACAGTGATAATGAAAACCGTGTATCGTTTAAAGTAACATTGGGTATTATGCCCGATTATGTGTTTGAAGGCCCCGGCGTGAAGGTAGACGGTGTTACTGCCGGTAAACCTGCCGATAAGGCAGGCGTGAAGGCAGGAGATATTCTTTTGTTTTTGGGAGGGGTTGAGTTAAAAGGCATGAAAGAATACATGAATGCACTAAGCCAACACAAAAAAGGAGACAAAACTACTCTTAAGGTGCACCGTGGTGCAGCTGTATTAGAGTTTGAGGTAGAGTTTTAA
- the guaA gene encoding glutamine-hydrolyzing GMP synthase, with amino-acid sequence MTEKILILDFGSQYTQLIARRVRELNVYSEIHPFNHIPEIDSTVKGIILSGSPFSVRDNASPRVDLDMLTANVPLLGICYGAQLLAHEKGGDVQPSNHREYGRAHLQFAEKNPLFDGMDNGSVVWMSHADTITAPPKDAVLIANTDSIPVAAYQLKDKQVWGIQFHPEVTHSEQGKVLLTNFVHKICGCKDDWTPTHFIETTVNDIRQIVGDDKVILGLSGGVDSTVAAVLIEEAIGNQLQCIFIDNGLLRKDEFESVLEAYKGMGLNVKGVRAGDLFLNELDGISEPEKKRKTIGKVFVDVFDDEAQKIDGARWLAQGTIYPDVIESVSVKGPSATIKSHHNVGGLPEKMNLKILEPLRSLFKDEVRKVGYALGIDKNILERHPFPGPGLAIRILGEITPDKVRITQEADAIFINELKASGWYEKVWQAGAIFLPVNSVGVMGDERTYENVICLRAVISLDGMTADWSHLPYEVLGRVSNNIINRVKGINRVVYDISSKPPATIEWE; translated from the coding sequence ATGACAGAAAAAATCCTCATCCTTGATTTTGGTTCACAATACACCCAACTGATTGCGCGCCGTGTGCGTGAATTGAATGTGTATTCTGAAATACACCCTTTTAATCACATACCTGAAATTGATAGCACCGTAAAAGGTATTATCCTTTCGGGCAGCCCGTTTTCAGTGCGTGATAACGCTTCACCCCGTGTGGATTTAGACATGCTTACTGCCAATGTGCCCCTTTTGGGTATTTGCTACGGTGCTCAATTGCTTGCCCATGAAAAGGGCGGCGATGTGCAACCCAGTAACCACCGCGAATACGGACGTGCACATCTGCAATTTGCTGAAAAAAACCCATTGTTTGACGGAATGGATAACGGCAGTGTGGTTTGGATGAGCCATGCCGATACAATTACAGCCCCCCCTAAAGACGCAGTTCTTATTGCTAATACCGATAGCATACCCGTTGCTGCCTACCAATTAAAAGACAAACAGGTGTGGGGTATTCAGTTTCACCCTGAAGTAACCCACTCTGAGCAAGGCAAAGTATTGTTAACCAATTTTGTACACAAGATTTGCGGTTGCAAAGACGATTGGACGCCTACCCATTTTATCGAAACTACGGTAAATGATATCCGTCAAATAGTTGGTGATGATAAAGTGATTTTAGGTTTATCAGGCGGTGTGGATAGTACTGTGGCTGCGGTGTTGATTGAAGAGGCTATTGGCAACCAATTGCAATGTATTTTCATTGATAACGGATTGCTGCGCAAAGATGAGTTTGAAAGCGTGCTTGAGGCTTACAAAGGCATGGGACTGAACGTAAAAGGTGTGCGTGCGGGTGATTTGTTTTTGAATGAACTTGATGGCATTAGCGAACCTGAAAAGAAACGCAAAACCATAGGCAAAGTGTTTGTGGATGTGTTTGATGATGAAGCCCAAAAAATTGACGGTGCCCGCTGGCTGGCACAAGGTACCATATACCCCGATGTGATTGAAAGCGTATCAGTAAAAGGTCCTTCGGCTACCATTAAAAGCCACCACAACGTGGGCGGTTTGCCTGAGAAAATGAACCTAAAGATTTTAGAACCCCTTCGCAGCTTGTTTAAAGATGAAGTGCGTAAGGTGGGTTATGCTTTAGGTATTGACAAGAATATACTTGAACGCCACCCCTTCCCCGGACCGGGCTTGGCCATTCGTATTTTGGGCGAAATTACCCCTGATAAAGTACGCATTACCCAAGAGGCCGATGCCATATTCATTAATGAATTGAAAGCGAGCGGCTGGTATGAAAAAGTATGGCAAGCAGGCGCTATTTTCTTGCCCGTTAACTCAGTAGGTGTAATGGGCGACGAGCGTACCTACGAAAATGTTATTTGCCTTCGTGCTGTTATCAGTCTTGATGGTATGACTGCCGATTGGAGCCACCTACCATACGAGGTATTGGGTCGCGTGAGTAACAACATCATTAACCGTGTAAAAGGTATTAACCGCGTTGTATATGATATAAGCAGCAAACCTCCTGCTACTATTGAGTGGGAATAA
- a CDS encoding PAS domain-containing sensor histidine kinase, protein MVDKGLWFSPEIIDGAPDAYAAIDENGTIVIFNGLARKILGCSKEDVIGKNLGAFLPVRYKQTYQNFLTHFFSLDFSKEAVTYKRRIYGLNKTGEEIIVEVNMVGLDTSQGRIAVGRITDLSEEIKNKSALKESEEQYRLLVEGSQELIQSVDSDGKILFVNNTWKKTLGYTDEDIKDMNVFDVIAEESHQHCMNEFERLRKGEAVNDTELVFIAKNGKRIYADGNSIPRFVKGKMVSSQGFFRDITERTLANIELEKSKATIDSLFQSSNIGYLFMDTTFTILSFNTIMSAWVLYETGNKLKQGLKYPDLLLGERQQRARNAFERALTGQRIEYEAPGDTFENKETLWFYISINPVRHSGSNIIGISVTCIDITERKQAELELQQIANEIIQRNKDLEQFAYIVSHNLRSPLSNIMGAANVMQYEDITDNDKLRLLQGIYTSTRKLDDVVVDLNKILQVSRNISENRQNVILSTMIDDIKASINHLVEAENAQITTDFTKGNVLFTLKSYLHSIFINLITNSIKYRRLNVAPVITIKSNQVDKRFEIIFTDNGIGIDTDKYKDRIFGLYRRFHETAEGKGLGLFMVKTQVEALGGKITIESEVNKGTTFTIVFEQ, encoded by the coding sequence ATGGTTGATAAGGGGTTGTGGTTTTCACCTGAAATTATAGATGGGGCACCTGATGCTTATGCCGCGATTGATGAAAACGGCACAATCGTCATTTTTAATGGCCTTGCACGAAAAATTTTAGGCTGTAGTAAAGAAGATGTGATTGGCAAAAACCTCGGGGCATTCCTACCTGTACGCTATAAGCAAACTTACCAGAACTTTCTTACCCACTTCTTTTCATTAGACTTTAGCAAAGAGGCTGTTACCTATAAACGCCGTATATACGGACTTAATAAAACAGGCGAAGAGATTATTGTTGAAGTTAATATGGTAGGTCTTGATACCTCCCAAGGTCGAATTGCGGTAGGACGAATTACAGACTTATCAGAAGAAATAAAAAACAAAAGTGCGCTGAAGGAAAGCGAAGAACAATATCGCTTGCTGGTAGAAGGCAGCCAAGAGTTGATACAAAGCGTTGATTCTGACGGAAAGATTTTGTTTGTAAACAATACTTGGAAGAAAACGCTTGGCTATACAGATGAAGACATTAAAGACATGAATGTTTTTGATGTAATAGCCGAAGAAAGCCACCAGCACTGCATGAATGAATTTGAGCGGCTGAGAAAGGGCGAAGCAGTAAACGATACCGAGCTTGTTTTTATAGCAAAAAACGGAAAACGTATATATGCCGATGGAAACTCGATACCACGCTTTGTAAAAGGTAAAATGGTTAGTTCTCAGGGTTTTTTTAGGGATATTACCGAGCGGACACTGGCTAATATTGAGCTTGAAAAATCAAAAGCAACTATTGATTCTTTGTTTCAAAGCTCAAACATTGGTTACCTGTTCATGGATACCACGTTTACCATTCTATCCTTTAATACAATAATGTCGGCTTGGGTGCTGTATGAAACAGGAAACAAACTGAAACAAGGCTTAAAATACCCCGATTTATTGCTTGGTGAACGGCAACAAAGAGCAAGAAATGCTTTTGAACGCGCCCTAACCGGACAACGAATAGAGTACGAGGCTCCGGGAGATACTTTTGAAAACAAAGAAACACTTTGGTTTTACATCAGTATAAACCCCGTGCGGCACAGCGGCAGTAATATTATTGGAATTAGCGTAACCTGCATTGATATTACCGAACGTAAACAAGCTGAACTTGAATTGCAACAGATTGCCAACGAGATTATCCAACGTAATAAAGACCTTGAGCAATTTGCGTATATCGTATCGCACAACTTGCGCTCTCCCCTATCAAATATCATGGGGGCTGCCAATGTGATGCAATACGAAGACATTACTGATAATGATAAGCTGCGCTTACTGCAAGGCATTTACACATCTACCAGAAAGCTGGATGATGTAGTAGTTGACCTGAACAAGATTTTGCAAGTAAGTCGCAACATTAGCGAAAACAGACAAAACGTAATATTATCAACAATGATTGATGATATTAAAGCAAGTATCAATCATTTAGTTGAAGCTGAAAATGCACAAATAACTACTGATTTTACAAAAGGCAATGTGCTGTTTACCCTAAAAAGCTATCTGCATAGCATTTTCATCAACCTTATCACAAACAGTATTAAATACCGTCGCCTTAATGTAGCTCCCGTTATAACCATAAAAAGTAACCAAGTTGACAAACGCTTTGAGATTATTTTTACCGATAACGGAATTGGTATTGATACCGATAAGTATAAAGACCGGATTTTCGGGTTATACAGGCGTTTTCATGAAACCGCAGAAGGCAAAGGTTTGGGCTTGTTTATGGTGAAAACACAAGTGGAGGCTCTTGGCGGAAAAATTACCATTGAAAGCGAGGTAAACAAAGGCACTACGTTTACCATAGTGTTTGAGCAATAA
- a CDS encoding ABC transporter substrate-binding protein, with translation MGRTVSLPKRPLRIISTVPSQTELLFHLGLEKEVVGITWFCIHPSDHFRAKTKIGGTKKLNFEQIALLTPDLIIANKEENDRAQLEELAKLYPVWISDIENLDDALMMIEMVGEITETGEQAHELCGSIIDAFAQLPAAEYNRRAAYLIWRNPWMGAGNSTFIHNMLDLCGYNNVLHSFATATYNPETDSMRYPRVELEELKELAPEVVLLSSEPFPFKEKHIEEIKQVLPLAEIKLVDGEMFSWYGSRLLNSPDYFASLMQSQPALAMA, from the coding sequence ATGGGGCGCACAGTTTCCCTACCTAAAAGGCCCCTGCGCATCATATCAACAGTGCCCAGCCAAACAGAATTACTGTTTCATTTAGGACTTGAAAAAGAAGTTGTTGGCATTACTTGGTTTTGTATCCACCCCTCTGACCATTTCAGGGCTAAAACTAAAATCGGAGGCACTAAAAAGCTGAATTTTGAACAAATAGCGTTGCTTACACCCGACCTTATTATTGCCAATAAAGAGGAGAACGACCGGGCGCAGTTAGAAGAACTGGCCAAACTTTACCCCGTTTGGATTAGTGATATTGAAAACCTTGATGATGCGTTGATGATGATTGAAATGGTGGGCGAAATAACCGAAACGGGTGAACAGGCGCATGAACTATGCGGTAGTATAATTGATGCTTTTGCACAACTTCCCGCGGCTGAGTATAATCGTCGTGCGGCTTACCTTATTTGGCGCAACCCTTGGATGGGCGCAGGTAACAGTACATTTATACATAACATGCTTGATTTGTGCGGATATAATAATGTGTTGCACAGCTTTGCCACGGCTACCTATAATCCTGAAACCGATAGTATGCGCTACCCCCGCGTTGAACTTGAGGAGTTGAAAGAACTGGCTCCTGAAGTGGTATTGTTATCATCAGAGCCGTTTCCGTTTAAAGAAAAACACATCGAAGAAATAAAACAGGTACTGCCCTTGGCCGAAATAAAACTTGTAGATGGAGAAATGTTCAGTTGGTACGGCAGCCGCTTGCTAAACAGCCCTGATTATTTTGCCTCATTAATGCAGTCGCAACCTGCTTTGGCTATGGCCTGA
- a CDS encoding YqgE/AlgH family protein, which produces MIEYKLVSPGAGKVLIAEPFLGDDNFKRSVVLITAYEAEGVVGFILNRPSDFTVDDLMPEFANDYGFAPRVYLGGPVQPDTLHFVHKLGNKIDDSMQIGPNLWWGGNAGQLADLIRKNYVDESEIRFFMGYSGWAMGQLEMEIEEKAWIVANGVESLLFDAESDNEFWRKTVMRLGGNYRQLANYPEDVHWN; this is translated from the coding sequence ATGATAGAGTATAAACTGGTATCGCCGGGGGCCGGTAAGGTATTAATTGCCGAACCTTTTTTGGGCGATGATAATTTTAAACGCAGCGTAGTGCTTATTACCGCCTACGAGGCAGAGGGTGTGGTTGGGTTTATTCTTAACCGTCCGTCAGACTTTACGGTAGATGATTTGATGCCTGAGTTTGCAAATGATTACGGCTTTGCGCCACGTGTGTATTTGGGCGGCCCTGTGCAGCCTGATACATTACACTTTGTGCATAAACTGGGTAATAAAATTGATGACTCAATGCAAATTGGCCCCAATTTGTGGTGGGGAGGTAACGCAGGACAATTGGCTGATTTGATACGTAAAAACTATGTAGACGAAAGCGAAATACGGTTTTTTATGGGTTATAGCGGTTGGGCCATGGGGCAGCTTGAAATGGAGATTGAAGAAAAAGCATGGATAGTAGCCAATGGGGTTGAAAGCTTGTTGTTTGATGCTGAAAGCGACAACGAATTTTGGCGCAAAACAGTGATGCGTCTTGGGGGGAATTACCGCCAGTTGGCAAATTACCCCGAAGATGTGCATTGGAACTAA
- a CDS encoding Zn-dependent hydrolase, translating into MKHLANPDLHTILPADEWQGTPFGKRGFQNIEHPFWPSFNDLLKWKLGKNPQKDEKKSDKLLPQVIASPSFLTTNENMVVWLGHATFFIRINGVSIITDPIFGKLPLIGRLSPFPFDPNLLKGIDYILLSHDHRDHCDKASLKLVSKLNPKAKVLTGLVLETLLKEWVVKNVEPAGWHQQYKTEGVEVFYLPTRHWARREFNDTNLSLWGAFVIRGGGKTIYFGGDSGYGSHFKQVGQLFPDIDVSILGCGAYSPRWFMEPVHMSPEDAVTAFNETRAKTMLPMHYGTFDLSDEPYGEPVRILNRLKTDGIINGELQLPAIGQAVVF; encoded by the coding sequence ATAAAACATCTTGCAAATCCTGATTTGCATACTATACTGCCTGCTGATGAGTGGCAAGGTACGCCTTTTGGAAAACGTGGTTTTCAGAACATTGAACATCCGTTTTGGCCCAGCTTCAATGATTTGTTGAAATGGAAATTGGGTAAAAACCCACAGAAAGATGAAAAAAAGAGCGATAAATTGTTACCCCAAGTAATCGCTTCACCTTCATTTTTAACCACCAATGAAAACATGGTGGTGTGGTTGGGGCACGCTACATTTTTCATTCGCATTAACGGGGTTTCCATTATCACCGACCCAATTTTTGGTAAGCTACCATTAATAGGCAGGTTGAGTCCATTTCCGTTTGACCCTAATTTACTAAAGGGTATCGATTACATTTTACTCTCACACGACCACCGCGACCATTGTGATAAAGCCAGTTTGAAGTTGGTGTCAAAGCTCAATCCAAAAGCTAAAGTATTAACAGGTTTAGTACTTGAGACCTTGCTTAAAGAGTGGGTGGTTAAAAATGTGGAGCCGGCCGGATGGCACCAGCAATACAAAACCGAAGGAGTAGAGGTGTTTTATTTGCCTACGCGCCATTGGGCACGCAGAGAGTTCAATGATACCAATCTTTCGTTGTGGGGCGCTTTTGTAATACGTGGGGGTGGTAAAACCATTTATTTTGGGGGCGATTCAGGCTACGGTAGCCATTTTAAACAAGTAGGCCAACTATTCCCTGATATTGATGTTAGTATTTTAGGATGTGGGGCATACTCGCCGCGTTGGTTTATGGAGCCGGTGCACATGAGCCCCGAGGATGCTGTTACGGCCTTTAATGAAACCCGCGCAAAAACAATGCTACCCATGCACTACGGCACGTTTGACCTATCGGACGAGCCATACGGTGAACCCGTAAGGATATTGAACCGCCTGAAAACGGATGGAATAATAAATGGTGAATTACAACTACCCGCCATAGGGCAGGCAGTTGTGTTTTAA